A stretch of the Planctomycetota bacterium genome encodes the following:
- a CDS encoding phosphatidylglycerophosphatase A, which produces MIGSAKLKKDARLAWLTVGGLGHLRPAPGTWGSLPPAALAGVLGLALGLGSDGAIRVAMLACAIVFSLACVVLGDRAEARFGKKDPGQVVADETAGMALTIALMPPLGGGAGALGSALLAFLMFRGFDILKPWPANIVQRTPGGWGILLDDLVAGVQAAAFLWIGVAVAMAL; this is translated from the coding sequence ATGATCGGATCCGCCAAGCTCAAGAAGGACGCTCGGCTCGCGTGGCTGACGGTGGGGGGCCTGGGACACCTCCGCCCGGCGCCGGGCACCTGGGGCTCGCTGCCGCCCGCCGCGCTGGCCGGCGTCCTCGGGCTTGCGCTCGGACTCGGCAGCGACGGGGCCATCCGCGTCGCCATGCTCGCGTGCGCCATCGTCTTCTCGCTGGCCTGCGTCGTGCTGGGCGATCGGGCCGAGGCCCGCTTCGGCAAGAAGGACCCCGGCCAGGTCGTCGCCGACGAGACCGCGGGCATGGCCCTGACCATCGCCCTCATGCCGCCGCTGGGCGGCGGCGCGGGCGCCCTCGGCTCGGCCCTGCTGGCCTTCCTGATGTTCCGCGGCTTCGACATCCTCAAGCCGTGGCCCGCCAACATCGTCCAGAGGACGCCCGGCGGCTGGGGCATCCTGCTGGACGACCTCGTCGCCGGCGTGCAGGCGGCGGCCTTCCTCTGGATCGGCGTCGCGGTGGCGATGGCTCTCTAA